In Myxococcus stipitatus, the genomic window CAGGTGCACGCGGGCCATGCGGCACGGGTGCGCGGCGTAGAAGGACTCCAGCAGCGCGAGCGACAGGCGGCAGGCCCGCTGACGGAAGGCGAAGTCCCGCAGGCCGGAGGCGTCCGCGCCGGGCAGCTCGCGCGCGGCCTCCTCGAGCTCCTCGCGCGTGAGCCGGGCCTCCAGGGCGGCGCGTTGCTTTCCGGGGCCGAAGAGACGGATGCCTTGGAGACACCCGGTCGCGTGGACTTCGTGAGCCGTCTCCCTCGAGCCCGGGAGCCCCTCGAGGTGGCTCATGACGAGACCCCCACAAGTTCTCCACAGTCATGCGAGGGGGCCTTGGCCCTGGCGCCGGAGCCGAGCCAGCTTCGAGCCGCGCCGGGGCGGGGTGGCTTGCCGAGCATGCGCGCGACGAGGAAGAGCGCGAAGCGCCACCGGGCCCGCCGCCGTCGCACGGCGGACTCGTCCCCCGCGCACCACTGGCGCAGCGTCTCGAAGCCCCACTCCGTCCCCAGGCGCATGATGGGACGGAAGAGGAGCGCGTCCAACAGGGCGCCCAGCGCGCCGTGGCGCGTCTGGTAGTCGAAGACCGTCTTGAAGAACGTCCCCTCGGGGCGGCGCTCGTAGAGCCAGATGCCGCGTCCCCGCAGGATGGGACTGAGCGGGTGCTCCGACCCGAACTCGAAGCTGGAGCGCGCCAGCGGGGTGTTGGCGAGGTAGCGGCCCCAGCCGGTGATTTCGACGCCGAAGCCCAGCCGCGTGCGGTAGTCCATGAGGCGCAAGCCCCGGGCGTCGCGCTCCGGCAGGTAGCGGATGGAGGTGAAGCGCACGTCCCAGGCCGTGTGCAGGTCGGGGTCCTGCGTGCGCTCCCAGACGCACTCGACGGGCGCGGGCAGGAGGACCTCCGCCACGATGCGACGACGCCAAGGCGCGAGCGGCGGGGACGCGCGCCCCGTCCCGGAGGTCCTCCACCGGACCAGGTCGTGGACGAAGGCGACCAGCGCCCCCAACCCCATGAGGTTCATCGCGGCGCGGAGCGCCACGGGCACCGCGGGTGGCTCCAGGCGCACGCCCGTGGGCAGCGCGCGGTCCGGCCACACCGCGTGGAAGGTGGCCATGAGGTAGAGGCCGACGAGCACGCTGAGCAGC contains:
- a CDS encoding SRPBCC family protein, with translation MTVAFYLLLVIGLLGAFDVVYFHGVRGRLMERPECRREVLWHTARHLVYALQFLWVANLRPQGGALAALALLYALDVFIAFADVWEERRSRAALGGVFPAEYLMHVLLSVLVGLYLMATFHAVWPDRALPTGVRLEPPAVPVALRAAMNLMGLGALVAFVHDLVRWRTSGTGRASPPLAPWRRRIVAEVLLPAPVECVWERTQDPDLHTAWDVRFTSIRYLPERDARGLRLMDYRTRLGFGVEITGWGRYLANTPLARSSFEFGSEHPLSPILRGRGIWLYERRPEGTFFKTVFDYQTRHGALGALLDALLFRPIMRLGTEWGFETLRQWCAGDESAVRRRRARWRFALFLVARMLGKPPRPGAARSWLGSGARAKAPSHDCGELVGVSS